The sequence below is a genomic window from Sorangiineae bacterium MSr12523.
CGTTGACTTCGGCTTCCTCGATTTCAGGATACTCGCGCAACGCAAGGCGATGTGCGAAGCCGAGGTGCGGCTCAACGCGCGGCTCGCGCCGGACGTGTACATCGGTGTCGTGCCGATCCGTGTGGACGCAAACGGAATGGCATACCTGGGTGATGCCGGAGACATCGTGGACTGGGCGGTTCACATGCGACGCCTTCCCGACGCGTTTCGCGCAGACGCTTTGCTCGCGGCCGGAAACCTCGACGTCACGGCCATCGATGCCATCGCGAAACGGATTGCCGGTTTTCACGCCGGCCTCGGTGTCGATCCCTCGGCGGCCCATTTTGGGGCCCCGTCCACCATCGAGCGAAATCTCGAGGAGAATTTCGCCCAGACCCGAGCAACGCTCGAACGCTACCTCGACGCCGCGCAAGCCGACGAGCTGGTTCGCTGGCAGCGGGCATTCCTACGCGGGCATACCGCCCTCTTCGAGGAGCGTGTGCGGCAGGGACGCGTTCGAGACGGTCATGGCGACCTCCGCCTCGAGCATGTTTATTTGGAATCGGCCGCCATTACCATTCTCGACTGCATCGAGTTCAACGAGCGATTCCGATTCGCCGACGTGTGCGCCGACATCGCATTTCTATCCATGGATCTTGCAGGGCGCGAACGCGTCGATTTGGCCGAGCGCCTGCTCGCCACGTATGCGCGCGAGTCGAACGATTTCGACTTGTATGCCCTCGTCGACTTTTACGAGAGCTACCGGGCATTCGTACGCGGAAAGATTGCGGCCCTCGTCGCCGACGATTCGTCGGTCGGCCTGGAATCACGCGCGCGGGCCAAAGAGGATGCTCGACGTTACTTCCTTCTCGCCTTGTCCGCGGACCGCCGGCCGCTCCTTCTCCCCACCGTCGTCGCGGTGGGCGGGCTCATCGCATCGGGAAAAAGCACCATCGCGGAACGTATCGCCGCGGAGCTCAACGCGCCGATCGTCGATGCCGATCGCACCCGCAAGTCGATGCTTGGCGTCGCCCCCACGCAGTACTTACCGGACGCTGCGTGGAGCGGCGCGTACGATCCCGCGTTTACGGATCGGGTCTACGCGGAAGTACTCCGGCGCGCGCAGGTCGTCCTCGAATCCGGACGACCGGTGGTGGTCGATGCTTCGTTTCGCTCGGAGCAAATGCGAGGCGCGTTCAGGCACCTCGCCATGATGCACGGTGCGCCCTTCCGCTTCATCGAGTGCGATGCGCCGAAGGACGTATGCCGCGCGCGGCTCGAGCGGCGGCGCGGCGGCGTTTCCGACGGGCGGCTGGCTATTTTCGACGATTTCTGCGCGCGATTCGAACCCGTCATCGAGCTCCCCTCGACGGAGCACGTGCGCATCGACAGTACGAAATCTATGGCGGAAACCATGAAGACCCTGCGCGCCGAACTGGGGCCCGGCTTCTGATTTCGGTGGGTGCAATCGCTGCATGTGTACGCAATTCCTGCCGGGTCACGATGGCGCCGCCCCTTGCGGGATCGCGTTGGCGCGGTCGGTGCTTGGAGGGAACGGCATGAACCCCGTTCGACACATCCTGTTGGCCACCGATTTTAGCCCGGCGTCCGAACGCGCGCTCGCAAGCGCCATCGAGCTCGCTGAAAGGTTCGACGCGAAGCTCACGCTCGTGCACGTGCTGGAGCCAGCCCCCTACCCGCACGCCATCGGCCTTCCGATGCCACTCCCCGTCGAAGCGTTCAACGGTCGCCGGCAGGGCGCGATCCATCACCTCGAGTCGACCGTGCAGGAGGTTCGCAAGCGCGTTCCCAACGCCCATGCGTTGTTCTGCGATGGAACCGCATGGCGCACCATCGTGGCCGCCGCCAAGGAGGTGCATGCCGACATCATCGTCGTGGGCTCGCATGGTCGCCGCGGCATTCCCCATCGTCTTTTGGGAAGTGTGGCGGAGCGGGTGGTTCGGCTGTCGCCGGTCCCCGTGCTCACCGTCCACGGATTTTGGTTCGAGGACCGCGTGCAGGCAGGCCGCGAGCTTGCGGCCGCCCTCGAGTCGCTGCGGGCGCAATCGCCTGCAGTCGTTGCCATCTCCCCGGGTGGCATCGTCGTGGGGACCGAGGTCGCGCGCATCCTCGGGGCCTCCTTCGATGTGCTCCTCACGGATCGCCTCACGTCGGAAGGTTTCACGTTGGGAGCGGCCTGCGAGGGCGGCTTGACCCACTTCGCCCCTGGCGCCGTGCAAAAAGCGGTGGCCGCGGAGAATCGAGACCACCTCCTCACAGATACGCGGGAAAAGCTCGAACACGACGCGACGAAGATCCGGGGCACGGCGTCGCTGGGCGATCTCTGGCGGCGTACGGTCGTCGTCGTGAGCGACGCCTTCCTCGACCCGTGGCGTCCCCTGGTCGCGGCCGACGCGCTGGCGAAGCTCGGGCCGGACCGCCTCGTCTTCGCGGCCCCCGTAGCCTCTGACGAAGCGCTTGCCGAGTTGAAAACGCGCTTCCCGGACGCGGTGGTCCTTCACAGGTTGCACGCGCACGCGGACGCGTCGGCCGCATACCGCGACTTCAGTGCCCCGAGTGCGCACCGCCTCACGCAATGCATCCGCGCGACCGAGGTGGTCGCGGCGTGACACCGCATGACCATAGCGTCACCTTTCCCCCAAGTACCAGCGACGGCGAACGGGCGAGCGGTATTCGAGTCCAAACTTGCCAATCGCCGCCTCACGGACGATGGCGGCCGCTTCCGCCGGCGAATCGGTCACAGTGATGCGGCGGATATCCTCCGGGTCGATGGTTCCGGCAGGTAGGAGCCGCTCGCGCAGCATCGTGACGAAAGGTTTCCAGAATTCGACCCCCATGAGAATCAAGGGGAACTCCCTCACTTTGCCCGTCTGAATCAGCACAGCTATTTCGAAGATTTCATCCAGCGTCCCGAAGCCCCCGGGCAACGCCACGAAGGCATACGAATATTTGACGAGCATCAATTTCCGAACGAAGAAGTACCGAAACTCCAACATCCGATCGAGGTACGGATTGGGTTTTTGCTCGTGGGGCAAACGTATATTGCATCCAATGGAACGGCCGCCAACCCGCTTGGCGCCGCGATTGGCCGCCTCCATGAGCCCCGGACCGCCGCCGGTCATCACGGTAAAGCCGGTCTGCGCGAGCCGAGCTCCCAATTCTTCGCCGAGCGCATAATAGGGATGCGCAGCATCGAAGCGCGCAGAGCCGAAGACGGTAACGCACGGTCCCACGAAATGAAGGACGCGGAAGCCGCGAATGCATTCGATGAAGATACGGAGCGCCTGCCGCAGCTCCTGGTGGCGCGCATGTGGCCCCTCGAGAAGCCGTCGCTCGGCCGGATCGGGTGTGGACGACGGCCAAACGGACGGCCAGTCCGCATGGGCCCTCCCGATCTCGGCGAGCGCACGTTCGCGGGGTACGGTGGTCACTTGTTTTCCGGTATGGCGATCATCTCGTCGACGTTGGGCTGTAGCGTGATTTCGATGCGCCGGTTGCGGGCTCGCCCGCCTGCGTCGTCGTTCGACGTGATCGGCTCGAATTCGCCGTAACCCGCCGCGGAGAGTGCCCCCGGAGCGACCCCCTGAGCGACGAGAAAGCGGACCACCTCCACGCCGCGTGCCGTGGATAGTTCCCAATTGGAGGGGAAGCGTGCGGTATCGATGGGTACATTGTCGGTGTGACCGGCAACTTGGAATTGGCGCCCCGCGATGCCCTTCAGCGCCATGGCAATTTGTTTCAAGGCGGTCTGGCCGCGCGGCTTGATATCCACTTGCCCCGACTCGAAGAGGACGTCGTTGGGCAGCCGCAGTACCATGCGTCCATCGCGCAAGACGATGCTCAGATCGCCAGCGTCGATCATCCTTTTGAAACGCAGCGCGAGGGCCCGGTAGAGGAGCGCGCGCGCTTCGGCGGCGCTGTGTGCTCGCCGCATGTCACTCAGTTGGGACGAAAGCGATCCCTTTTCAGCCGCGAGGGAGTCTGCAGACGATCCGAGTCGCTCCACCTCGCCGCGCAACTGCGTGCGTTCGGAGTCGGCCTCGTTGTACCTCCGTTTGAGATCATCGATTTGCACGCGGTCCGTCTGCATGACATGCCGCAACTCGTTGCGTGCATTCTCGGCATTCTTCACCGCGGTATCGTACTTCCCCGAGGAGACGCAACCCGAGACGAGCAGAGCGAAAACGGAATACCCGAGGGTCGGGAGAATGGTCAATCGCTTCATGATGGGCTCCCAACGCAACGAGCACGCCAAAGAGCGAGGTGCTCTTCTTCACTGTCCTTCGTCGTTGGAAACGCGCACCGCCTGCGCCACGGCGCACGACGTGCGGTGCGCTTCGGCGTCGCGTGCTCGAAGAAGCTTCGAAAGCGCCAGCAGGGCGTCGGTCGTGGTGAAGATCCCAC
It includes:
- a CDS encoding OmpA family protein, whose protein sequence is MKRLTILPTLGYSVFALLVSGCVSSGKYDTAVKNAENARNELRHVMQTDRVQIDDLKRRYNEADSERTQLRGEVERLGSSADSLAAEKGSLSSQLSDMRRAHSAAEARALLYRALALRFKRMIDAGDLSIVLRDGRMVLRLPNDVLFESGQVDIKPRGQTALKQIAMALKGIAGRQFQVAGHTDNVPIDTARFPSNWELSTARGVEVVRFLVAQGVAPGALSAAGYGEFEPITSNDDAGGRARNRRIEITLQPNVDEMIAIPENK
- a CDS encoding TIGR00730 family Rossman fold protein, with translation MTTVPRERALAEIGRAHADWPSVWPSSTPDPAERRLLEGPHARHQELRQALRIFIECIRGFRVLHFVGPCVTVFGSARFDAAHPYYALGEELGARLAQTGFTVMTGGGPGLMEAANRGAKRVGGRSIGCNIRLPHEQKPNPYLDRMLEFRYFFVRKLMLVKYSYAFVALPGGFGTLDEIFEIAVLIQTGKVREFPLILMGVEFWKPFVTMLRERLLPAGTIDPEDIRRITVTDSPAEAAAIVREAAIGKFGLEYRSPVRRRWYLGER
- a CDS encoding dephospho-CoA kinase; this translates as MLDIKQDLQRGEAYASRALTGMVTLIETHISWVFVLERDVFKVKKPVDFGFLDFRILAQRKAMCEAEVRLNARLAPDVYIGVVPIRVDANGMAYLGDAGDIVDWAVHMRRLPDAFRADALLAAGNLDVTAIDAIAKRIAGFHAGLGVDPSAAHFGAPSTIERNLEENFAQTRATLERYLDAAQADELVRWQRAFLRGHTALFEERVRQGRVRDGHGDLRLEHVYLESAAITILDCIEFNERFRFADVCADIAFLSMDLAGRERVDLAERLLATYARESNDFDLYALVDFYESYRAFVRGKIAALVADDSSVGLESRARAKEDARRYFLLALSADRRPLLLPTVVAVGGLIASGKSTIAERIAAELNAPIVDADRTRKSMLGVAPTQYLPDAAWSGAYDPAFTDRVYAEVLRRAQVVLESGRPVVVDASFRSEQMRGAFRHLAMMHGAPFRFIECDAPKDVCRARLERRRGGVSDGRLAIFDDFCARFEPVIELPSTEHVRIDSTKSMAETMKTLRAELGPGF
- a CDS encoding universal stress protein; the protein is MNPVRHILLATDFSPASERALASAIELAERFDAKLTLVHVLEPAPYPHAIGLPMPLPVEAFNGRRQGAIHHLESTVQEVRKRVPNAHALFCDGTAWRTIVAAAKEVHADIIVVGSHGRRGIPHRLLGSVAERVVRLSPVPVLTVHGFWFEDRVQAGRELAAALESLRAQSPAVVAISPGGIVVGTEVARILGASFDVLLTDRLTSEGFTLGAACEGGLTHFAPGAVQKAVAAENRDHLLTDTREKLEHDATKIRGTASLGDLWRRTVVVVSDAFLDPWRPLVAADALAKLGPDRLVFAAPVASDEALAELKTRFPDAVVLHRLHAHADASAAYRDFSAPSAHRLTQCIRATEVVAA